The Coraliomargarita sinensis genome has a segment encoding these proteins:
- a CDS encoding FAD:protein FMN transferase, translating into MTPTHTFEHKAMKTTFKLRLQHQDKKQAQSAATCAIDLIDEIENKLSRYRAGSDVWQINHMEAGQTLFLSELCYDCLCLSLEASAQTMGLFDVTLGRQIEHQKRNEDGQPPELSGQLAMVPNRPAIHCNEPGREIDLGGVGKGFALDRVRELVRDWDIESGIISAGASTHLAFGPQEWTIGLSGKNETKDVTLRDQALSASGSGIQNEHIISPAGHQEAYRHPRVWVLHESAAWADIWSTTAMLMTVDELGAHAGQLAGLFVENPETGGVDTIPATR; encoded by the coding sequence ATGACCCCGACACATACATTTGAACACAAGGCGATGAAGACCACCTTCAAGCTTCGCCTTCAGCATCAGGACAAAAAACAGGCGCAGAGCGCGGCCACCTGTGCAATCGATTTGATCGACGAGATTGAAAACAAACTCAGCCGCTACCGGGCTGGCAGCGATGTCTGGCAAATCAACCATATGGAGGCCGGGCAGACGCTTTTTCTCAGTGAGCTATGCTACGATTGCCTCTGCCTCAGCCTGGAAGCTTCGGCCCAAACCATGGGACTCTTCGATGTGACCCTGGGACGTCAGATCGAGCACCAAAAGAGAAATGAGGACGGCCAACCACCGGAGCTCTCGGGACAGCTCGCCATGGTCCCGAACCGCCCCGCCATCCACTGCAACGAACCGGGCAGGGAGATTGATCTGGGTGGCGTGGGAAAAGGCTTTGCTCTCGATCGGGTCAGGGAACTTGTCCGGGACTGGGACATCGAATCCGGCATCATCTCTGCCGGCGCGAGCACCCACCTCGCCTTCGGCCCGCAGGAATGGACGATTGGCCTGAGCGGAAAAAATGAAACCAAAGACGTCACCCTCAGGGACCAGGCATTGAGCGCGTCCGGAAGCGGCATTCAAAACGAACACATCATTTCACCCGCAGGTCACCAGGAAGCCTATCGCCACCCCAGGGTATGGGTGCTCCACGAATCGGCGGCCTGGGCGGATATCTGGTCCACCACAGCCATGCTGATGACGGTCGATGAACTGGGCGCACATGCCGGTCAACTCGCCGGGCTCTTCGTGGAAAATCCGGAAACCGGTGGCGTCGACACCATCCCGGCCACCCGATAA
- a CDS encoding Gfo/Idh/MocA family oxidoreductase — MNISRRTFSKWAGLGAAATAMPSWLGALPDADSQKLKIAVIGVGGRGKAHIKGLASQHFVAFCDVDDASAAETYKEYPNVPRFKDYRVMFDKMGKEIEAVSIATPDHMHYPIVLWALAHGKHIFCEKPLTRTFEEAMVLKNAVREAGVITQLGNQGHVADGWRNIREWVQAGLAGDVYEAYHWTNRPVWPQGLNNWPKKQPVPASFDWNLWLGVAPKRDYSPGIAPFNWRGFWDYGSGAIGDIACHSMDASYSGLQLGLPTAVSADVSGRSDVYLPKASTITFEFPGIEGRGPVKLTWMDGDRRPSDIPFVDSDKILADEATGKKGMANGSFIVGTKASIFASLYSMYPSFRPREYHKELRANNGFPEETLPRPVEKSHFMEWVNGVKTGTQPGGNIAEYAADFTATALLGTIALGVPGKLEFDPKTQQFTNSEQANRMLRSQYEYRKEFLPG; from the coding sequence ATGAACATTTCCCGCAGAACTTTTTCCAAATGGGCCGGCCTCGGTGCCGCCGCCACTGCCATGCCGAGCTGGCTCGGAGCACTCCCCGATGCCGACTCACAAAAGCTCAAGATTGCCGTTATCGGTGTGGGCGGACGTGGCAAGGCCCACATCAAGGGCCTCGCATCACAGCACTTCGTGGCATTCTGCGATGTCGACGACGCAAGTGCGGCCGAAACCTACAAGGAGTATCCCAACGTTCCGCGCTTTAAGGACTATCGGGTGATGTTCGACAAAATGGGTAAAGAGATCGAGGCCGTCTCCATCGCGACGCCCGACCACATGCACTACCCGATCGTTCTCTGGGCCCTCGCCCACGGGAAGCACATCTTCTGCGAAAAACCACTGACCCGCACCTTTGAGGAGGCCATGGTTCTCAAGAATGCCGTCCGCGAAGCCGGTGTGATCACACAACTGGGCAACCAGGGGCACGTTGCCGACGGCTGGCGCAACATTCGCGAGTGGGTGCAAGCCGGGCTCGCGGGCGATGTTTACGAAGCTTACCACTGGACCAACCGGCCGGTATGGCCTCAGGGGCTGAATAATTGGCCGAAGAAGCAGCCGGTGCCCGCCAGCTTCGATTGGAACCTCTGGCTCGGCGTCGCCCCGAAACGGGACTACAGCCCGGGCATCGCCCCCTTCAACTGGCGCGGTTTTTGGGACTACGGTTCCGGGGCGATCGGCGATATCGCCTGCCACTCCATGGACGCATCCTACAGCGGCCTGCAGCTCGGTCTGCCTACGGCGGTCAGCGCGGATGTTTCCGGACGTAGTGATGTTTACCTACCGAAGGCATCGACCATTACCTTCGAATTCCCCGGCATCGAAGGCCGCGGCCCGGTTAAGCTGACCTGGATGGATGGTGACCGGCGCCCCTCCGACATTCCCTTTGTGGATTCCGACAAGATTCTTGCCGACGAAGCCACCGGCAAGAAGGGCATGGCCAACGGCAGCTTCATCGTAGGCACAAAGGCCTCCATTTTCGCCAGCCTCTACAGCATGTATCCCTCCTTCCGCCCGCGCGAGTACCACAAGGAACTGCGTGCCAATAACGGCTTCCCGGAAGAAACCCTTCCGCGCCCGGTCGAGAAGAGCCACTTTATGGAATGGGTGAACGGTGTGAAGACCGGGACGCAACCGGGAGGCAACATCGCCGAATATGCCGCCGACTTTACCGCAACTGCCCTACTCGGCACGATTGCACTCGGGGTTCCCGGTAAACTTGAGTTCGATCCGAAGACTCAGCAGTTTACCAACAGCGAACAAGCCAACCGCATGCTGCGTTCCCAGTACGAATACCGTAAGGAATTCCTGCCGGGCTAA
- the yihA gene encoding ribosome biogenesis GTP-binding protein YihA/YsxC, whose product MKIESAKLRASAKGLEECPSSNLPEFAFIGRSNVGKSSLINALTECKELAHTSSKPGKTQRINLFTVNDSWTLVDLPGYGYAKLSREKQGEFNREVSAYLTERENLKQVMLLVDSQIEPQGGDLSFALWLQECGVPYSVVFTKTDRGSDSKTANHSGQFRAELEAYGLEPNKIFMSSAKTKKGRGQILQWIEQQLPKKPKKKKGTAINLKWMK is encoded by the coding sequence ATGAAAATTGAATCGGCTAAATTACGGGCAAGTGCGAAGGGCCTGGAGGAATGCCCTTCGTCCAACCTGCCGGAATTTGCCTTTATCGGGCGTTCGAATGTAGGCAAGTCCTCCCTGATCAATGCGCTGACGGAGTGTAAAGAACTGGCGCATACTTCCAGCAAGCCGGGCAAGACCCAGCGCATCAACCTTTTCACGGTGAACGATTCATGGACATTGGTGGATTTGCCCGGTTACGGGTATGCGAAGCTTTCGCGGGAAAAGCAGGGTGAGTTCAATCGTGAAGTGAGTGCTTATCTGACCGAGCGCGAGAATCTCAAGCAGGTGATGCTTTTGGTGGATTCGCAAATTGAACCACAGGGCGGTGACCTGTCGTTCGCCTTATGGCTGCAGGAATGTGGCGTGCCCTATTCGGTTGTGTTCACGAAGACCGACCGCGGTTCCGACAGTAAAACCGCAAACCACAGCGGGCAGTTCCGGGCTGAGCTGGAGGCATATGGCCTGGAGCCCAACAAGATCTTCATGAGTTCCGCCAAGACAAAGAAGGGCCGTGGTCAGATTCTGCAATGGATCGAGCAGCAACTTCCCAAAAAGCCCAAAAAGAAGAAGGGCACGGCGATCAACCTCAAGTGGATGAAGTAA
- a CDS encoding sugar kinase, whose protein sequence is MAIDIKPAESCEYGCVSLGEVMLRFDPGENRVHTSRKFDVWEGGGEYNVTRGLRRCFGLKTAVVTAFADNPVGRLVEDFILQGGVDTDFIKWVEYDGIGRTVRNGLNFTERGYGIRGAVGCPDRGNTAASQLKPGDIDWEEIFGRRGAQWFHTGGIYAALSETTPDVVLEAVKCAKKHGTIVSYDLNYRPSLWKDFGGLEKCQEVNREIARYVDVMIGNEEDFTACLGFEVEGVDENISHIPVEAFKSMIKTATKEFPNFKATATTLRAVKTATVNDWAAMAWHNGEFYESVQFPDLEILDRVGGGDSFASGFIYGFLSENDPQEAVDYGCVHGALAMTTPGDTTMASLKEVKKIKGGGGARVDR, encoded by the coding sequence ATGGCTATTGATATCAAACCTGCGGAATCCTGTGAATACGGCTGCGTCTCTCTCGGCGAGGTCATGCTGCGCTTTGACCCGGGCGAGAACCGCGTGCACACCAGCCGGAAATTCGACGTCTGGGAAGGTGGCGGCGAATACAATGTCACGCGCGGTCTCCGGCGTTGCTTCGGGCTGAAAACCGCGGTTGTCACGGCATTTGCCGACAATCCGGTGGGACGGCTGGTTGAGGACTTCATTCTGCAGGGTGGCGTCGATACCGATTTCATCAAATGGGTGGAATACGACGGCATTGGCCGCACCGTTCGCAACGGCCTGAACTTCACCGAACGCGGCTACGGCATCCGTGGCGCCGTGGGATGCCCGGACCGTGGTAATACCGCAGCCAGCCAGCTCAAGCCGGGCGACATTGACTGGGAGGAGATTTTCGGTCGTCGCGGCGCTCAATGGTTCCACACCGGAGGCATCTACGCTGCGCTCAGCGAGACCACTCCGGACGTTGTGTTGGAAGCGGTGAAATGTGCGAAGAAGCACGGTACTATTGTCAGCTACGACCTGAACTACCGCCCTTCCCTCTGGAAAGACTTCGGCGGTCTGGAAAAATGCCAGGAAGTGAACCGGGAAATTGCCAGGTATGTCGACGTGATGATCGGCAACGAAGAGGACTTTACCGCTTGCCTCGGTTTCGAAGTCGAGGGGGTTGACGAGAACATCTCCCACATTCCGGTCGAGGCCTTCAAAAGCATGATCAAGACCGCGACCAAGGAATTCCCCAATTTCAAGGCCACCGCCACCACTCTGCGTGCAGTAAAGACGGCCACGGTCAACGATTGGGCGGCCATGGCCTGGCACAACGGCGAATTCTACGAGTCCGTTCAATTTCCTGACCTTGAGATTCTCGACCGCGTGGGCGGGGGCGATAGTTTTGCCTCGGGCTTCATTTACGGCTTCCTCAGCGAGAATGACCCGCAGGAAGCGGTCGACTATGGCTGCGTCCACGGGGCGCTAGCCATGACGACTCCGGGCGATACCACCATGGCTTCGCTCAAGGAAGTGAAAAAGATCAAAGGCGGCGGCGGCGCGCGGGTGGACCGCTAG
- a CDS encoding peptidylprolyl isomerase — translation MTLKRTTLICTISALLALSGHTQTQPAQDPELLRLGNGIAAVAEGQIITVEELRRELEPIIPRLRVESRNAQDFSQRLDKLSREVLQNMIDRIIIVKAAEEKGLLIPQSYIDQEYDEVIQRDFDGDRARFLEYLRTRGETARDFRKSIYERVVVNVMRQENRRSQSEISPERIEEFYVENKIRFYQAEALRLRQIILTPMADEGLVPLRQTAKQIISELKAGGNFGDIARKYSQDEMSRRGGDWGWIERKDIRKELSDAAFKLKEGEYSEPIELNETIFILYAEDKREEMIQPISQVRDIIENVLVGEIARETQERWLQDMRNEAYVRYYM, via the coding sequence ATGACGCTCAAACGCACCACCCTCATCTGCACAATTTCGGCGCTGCTCGCCCTTTCCGGTCACACACAGACCCAGCCGGCACAAGACCCTGAACTACTCCGCCTCGGCAATGGCATCGCCGCTGTTGCGGAAGGACAGATTATCACGGTGGAAGAGTTGCGCCGCGAACTGGAGCCGATCATTCCCCGCCTGCGGGTCGAATCCCGAAACGCACAGGACTTCAGTCAACGCCTCGACAAGCTCAGCCGCGAAGTCCTGCAAAATATGATCGACCGGATCATTATCGTGAAAGCGGCCGAAGAAAAGGGCCTGTTGATTCCGCAGTCCTATATCGACCAGGAATACGACGAGGTGATCCAGCGCGACTTCGATGGCGACCGCGCCCGTTTTCTCGAATACCTGCGCACGCGAGGTGAAACGGCTCGGGATTTTCGCAAGAGCATCTACGAGCGCGTGGTCGTCAATGTGATGCGCCAGGAAAACCGCAGATCACAATCCGAAATCAGTCCCGAGCGTATCGAAGAATTTTACGTGGAAAATAAAATCCGCTTCTACCAGGCCGAAGCACTGCGCCTGCGCCAGATTATCCTCACTCCGATGGCCGATGAAGGCCTCGTTCCTCTGCGTCAAACGGCCAAACAAATCATCAGCGAGCTCAAGGCCGGCGGGAACTTCGGCGATATCGCCCGCAAGTACAGCCAGGATGAGATGAGCCGCCGCGGCGGCGACTGGGGCTGGATCGAGCGGAAAGACATTCGCAAAGAACTCAGCGATGCCGCCTTCAAATTGAAAGAAGGTGAATACAGCGAGCCCATCGAACTGAATGAGACCATCTTTATTCTCTACGCCGAAGACAAGCGTGAGGAGATGATTCAACCGATCTCACAGGTGCGCGACATCATTGAAAATGTACTTGTCGGTGAAATCGCCCGTGAGACGCAGGAGCGCTGGCTCCAGGACATGCGCAACGAAGCCTACGTCCGCTACTACATGTAA
- the xylA gene encoding xylose isomerase yields the protein MQYFDCDKIQYEGPTSKNPFAFKHYNPDELVDGKPMKEHLRFAAPYWHVMRNVLGDPFGGGTAQMPWDDGSDSVDNALSRVDVFFEFLEKMGIEYYCWHDRDIAPELNNLAESNKALEAVVAKLKEKQQETGVKLLWGTACLFAHPRYSQGAATSPDMNVFNYAVAQVKKALECTKELDGLGYTFWGGREGYSTLLNTNMKRELDHLAAFLHMAVDHAKKIGFDGPFYIEPKPREPATHQYDSDSAACLNFLREYDLMDKFRLNIETNHATLAGHTMEHELTVAINAGMLGSIDANRGDELIGWDTDQFPTDIYMTTQVMLKVLEMGGFKTGGLNFDAKRRRESHEPIDLIHAHIGGMDSFARGLKIASAIRADGRLDNFVKERYSSFDSDLGKKIESGQCSFEEIEQIALSNGEPSVASGRQEMLENLVNEFL from the coding sequence ATGCAATACTTCGACTGCGATAAAATACAATACGAGGGCCCTACCTCGAAAAACCCGTTTGCTTTCAAGCACTACAACCCCGATGAGTTGGTTGACGGCAAGCCCATGAAAGAGCACCTGCGCTTTGCCGCACCTTACTGGCACGTCATGCGTAATGTTCTCGGTGACCCCTTTGGTGGCGGCACCGCGCAAATGCCCTGGGACGACGGCTCCGACTCGGTCGACAATGCCCTCAGCCGCGTCGATGTTTTCTTTGAATTCCTCGAAAAAATGGGGATCGAGTATTACTGCTGGCACGACCGCGACATTGCTCCCGAGCTCAATAATCTCGCCGAGTCCAACAAGGCCCTCGAAGCCGTCGTCGCCAAGCTCAAGGAAAAGCAGCAGGAGACCGGCGTGAAGCTTCTCTGGGGCACCGCCTGTCTGTTTGCCCATCCGCGCTACTCTCAGGGTGCGGCCACTTCTCCGGACATGAATGTGTTCAACTATGCCGTCGCCCAGGTGAAAAAGGCTCTCGAATGCACCAAGGAGCTCGACGGTCTCGGCTACACTTTCTGGGGTGGCCGCGAGGGGTATTCTACCCTGCTCAACACCAACATGAAGCGTGAACTCGACCACCTGGCCGCCTTCCTCCACATGGCGGTGGACCACGCCAAGAAGATCGGTTTTGACGGCCCCTTCTATATCGAGCCCAAGCCGCGCGAGCCCGCGACTCACCAGTATGACTCCGATTCCGCAGCCTGCCTGAACTTCCTGCGGGAATACGATTTGATGGACAAGTTCCGCCTCAACATCGAGACGAACCACGCCACCCTCGCCGGCCATACCATGGAGCACGAGCTTACCGTGGCCATCAACGCCGGCATGCTCGGCAGCATCGACGCCAACCGCGGCGACGAGCTGATTGGCTGGGACACTGACCAGTTCCCCACCGACATCTACATGACCACCCAGGTCATGCTCAAGGTCCTCGAGATGGGCGGCTTCAAGACCGGTGGTCTCAATTTTGACGCCAAGCGTCGCCGCGAGTCGCACGAGCCGATCGATCTCATTCACGCCCACATCGGCGGGATGGATTCTTTCGCACGCGGCCTGAAGATCGCATCGGCGATCCGCGCCGACGGCCGCCTCGACAACTTCGTCAAGGAGCGCTACAGCAGCTTCGACAGCGACCTCGGCAAGAAGATTGAATCCGGCCAGTGCAGCTTTGAAGAAATCGAGCAGATCGCCCTTTCCAACGGAGAGCCCTCCGTCGCAAGTGGCCGCCAGGAAATGCTCGAAAACCTGGTGAATGAGTTTCTTTAA
- a CDS encoding xylulokinase, giving the protein MSYALGIDSSTQSCSAIVIDTEAGKIVAEASVNFGEHLPQYQAPQGFIPDGPDGEVHSDPRMWLDALEMLLEALGKHCDLSKVAAISGAGQQHGSVYLNENWLDALASLSSEDSLSSQLERCLTRKTSPIWMDSSTGEECAEIAAAVGGNDQVCAKSGSIAIERFTGPQIRRFYKQDAEAYAATARIHLVSSFLCSVLCGADAPIDTGDGAGMNLLNIQSWSWDEDLLEATAPNLGGKLPAVQPGTTVAGQIAPYFVKKFGFAAETPITVFTGDNPSSLVGMGASKPGKLVISLGTSDTFFAAMPEVVADPNGCGHVFGNPTGGSMSLQCFVNGSLAREEVKDKFNYDWDQFTAAFTKTPIGNHGNVMVPFFRSEISPRIDLDAPILQGTEAFQNWEEPDAAIRACVEGQAINIKLCSDWMQLSPEVIYLTGGASRNDAIAQVIADVFQANVQRLAVSGSVGLGAAMRAADNSLSCRISDLENIFCQPEPGSTIAPQADAGAYDSLASAFSACLA; this is encoded by the coding sequence ATGTCCTACGCACTCGGCATCGACTCCTCCACGCAAAGCTGCTCCGCCATCGTCATCGATACGGAAGCCGGAAAAATTGTTGCGGAAGCATCCGTAAACTTCGGCGAACACCTTCCGCAATACCAAGCCCCCCAGGGTTTCATTCCGGACGGCCCGGACGGCGAGGTGCACTCGGACCCACGTATGTGGCTCGACGCGCTGGAAATGCTACTCGAAGCCCTCGGCAAGCACTGCGACCTGTCGAAAGTGGCCGCCATTTCCGGCGCCGGACAGCAGCACGGTTCAGTTTATCTGAATGAGAACTGGCTCGATGCCCTCGCCTCGCTTTCATCCGAAGACTCCCTCTCGAGTCAGTTGGAACGCTGCCTGACCAGAAAGACATCCCCGATCTGGATGGACAGCTCGACTGGCGAAGAGTGCGCGGAGATTGCTGCCGCCGTCGGTGGCAACGATCAGGTCTGTGCCAAGTCCGGCTCCATCGCGATTGAGCGCTTCACCGGACCCCAGATTCGCCGCTTCTATAAACAGGACGCCGAAGCTTACGCTGCGACCGCACGCATTCATCTTGTCAGTTCTTTTCTTTGCTCGGTACTTTGCGGGGCCGATGCGCCCATCGATACCGGTGACGGTGCTGGCATGAACCTGCTCAATATCCAGTCCTGGTCCTGGGATGAAGATTTGCTCGAGGCCACCGCCCCGAACCTGGGCGGAAAACTTCCTGCCGTTCAGCCAGGCACGACGGTTGCCGGCCAGATCGCGCCCTACTTCGTGAAAAAATTCGGCTTCGCGGCCGAAACGCCGATCACCGTCTTCACCGGCGACAATCCCAGCAGTCTCGTCGGCATGGGGGCCAGTAAGCCGGGCAAGCTGGTCATCTCGCTCGGCACCTCCGACACCTTTTTCGCCGCCATGCCCGAAGTCGTGGCCGACCCCAACGGTTGCGGCCATGTCTTCGGTAATCCCACCGGAGGTTCCATGTCGCTGCAGTGCTTCGTCAACGGCTCCCTGGCCCGGGAGGAAGTCAAAGATAAGTTCAACTACGACTGGGATCAGTTCACCGCCGCTTTCACCAAGACTCCGATCGGCAACCACGGTAATGTCATGGTGCCTTTCTTCCGCTCCGAAATCAGCCCGCGAATTGATCTGGATGCCCCGATCCTCCAGGGCACGGAAGCTTTCCAAAACTGGGAAGAGCCCGATGCGGCCATTCGTGCCTGCGTCGAAGGACAGGCCATCAACATTAAACTTTGCAGCGATTGGATGCAGCTCAGCCCCGAGGTTATCTATCTGACCGGTGGTGCCTCCAGGAACGATGCCATCGCCCAGGTCATTGCCGATGTCTTTCAGGCCAATGTCCAGCGCCTCGCCGTGAGCGGCTCGGTGGGCCTTGGTGCCGCCATGCGCGCTGCCGACAACTCCCTCTCCTGCCGCATCAGTGATCTGGAAAATATCTTCTGCCAGCCGGAACCGGGCAGCACAATTGCACCCCAGGCCGATGCCGGCGCCTACGATTCACTGGCCAGCGCCTTCAGCGCTTGTCTGGCCTAG
- a CDS encoding DUF4013 domain-containing protein, whose translation MLGLPGFWLKVLVGGLLSFVPVVNFLAFGYLLRLGKGVRRTGRVALPDWDDWAGLFTDGLKFAVVWLAYWLLPLLLALAFSVLFKAVGLGALAWLLVLVVFLLSPIVFSAALYRYLSRSDFKDLLDVVLIIRMAYGAFHRLIIPALVFTGICAVVLPLYGFAIFFGFVVMIAYTALSFRAMEQRRTVAL comes from the coding sequence CTCCTTCGTGCCAGTTGTCAATTTTCTGGCATTCGGTTACCTTTTGCGACTGGGCAAGGGGGTTCGGCGAACGGGGCGTGTCGCCTTGCCGGATTGGGATGACTGGGCCGGACTTTTTACTGATGGTCTCAAGTTTGCCGTGGTTTGGCTTGCCTACTGGCTGTTGCCGCTCCTCCTCGCACTGGCGTTCTCCGTATTGTTCAAAGCGGTCGGATTGGGTGCGCTGGCCTGGCTCCTGGTCTTAGTGGTTTTTCTTCTCTCGCCCATCGTTTTCAGTGCGGCGCTGTATCGTTATCTGTCGCGCTCTGATTTTAAGGACCTGCTGGATGTTGTGCTGATTATCCGGATGGCTTACGGAGCCTTCCACCGGCTGATTATCCCGGCCCTGGTTTTTACCGGTATTTGTGCTGTGGTCTTACCGCTTTACGGCTTTGCCATCTTCTTCGGCTTTGTTGTTATGATCGCCTATACGGCATTATCCTTTCGAGCCATGGAACAGCGCCGGACGGTCGCCCTTTAA